One stretch of Chiloscyllium plagiosum isolate BGI_BamShark_2017 chromosome 17, ASM401019v2, whole genome shotgun sequence DNA includes these proteins:
- the snai3 gene encoding zinc finger protein SNAI3, with the protein MPRSFLIKKHCSTKKPNYSQLEIQNATAFSPYMYKGLAFPLMPQVEVLTPIICDPPKLWDRAPISLRVCLPPPPDANVGTETIFSSQPSLEISVKECTAVRGSSTPLRDTVNDLNLSLSTKAKRRTTNNGALKGDSNTEEKTLEVESTAEAIQEKFECFHCRKVYNTLSGLSKHRQLHCESQTRKYFNCKYCDKEYVSLGALKMHIRTHTLPCVCKICGKAFSRPWLLQGHIRTHTGEKPFACPHCSRAFADRSNLRAHLQTHSDVKRYQCKSCSKTFSRMSLLSKHGEAGCCLTS; encoded by the exons ATGCCCCGTTCTTTCCTCATTAAGAAGCATTGCAGCACCAAAAAGCCCAACTACAGCCAGCTGGAAATTCAGAATG CAACAGCCTTTTCACCTTATATGTATAAGGGTTTGGCATTTCCACTGATGCCCCAGGTTGAAGTGCTCACTCCCATCATTTGTGACCCACCAAAACTGTGGGACAGAGCTCCTATTAGTCTCCGGGTGTGTCTGCCCCCTCCtccagatgccaatgttggaacAGAAACAATATTCAGTAGCCAACCAAGCCTGGAGATCAGTGTTAAGGAATGCACGGCTGTCAGAGGCAGCAGCACCCCACTAAGAGATACAGTGAATGACCTTAACCTGTCCCTTTCTACAAAAGCCAAAAGAAGAACCACAAACAATGGTGCATTAAAAGGAGACAGCAACACTGAGGAAAAAACCCTTGAAGTTGAAAGCACTGCTGAAGCAATCCAGGAGAAATTTGAGTGTTTTCACTGTCGCAAGGTGTACAATACTTTATCTGGGCTATCTAAACACAGACAGCTTCATTGTGAATCACAGACTAGAAAATACTTTAACTGCAAGTATTGTGATAAGGAATATGTCAGCCTGGGTGCACTAAAGATGCACATAAGGACacacacactgccctgtgtctgtAAAATCTGTGGTAAAGCCTTCTCAAGACCATGGCTGTTACAGGGACACATCAGAACACATACAG GGGAGAAACCTTTTGCCTGTCCTCATTGTAGCAGGGCTTTTGCAGATCGCTCAAACCTCCGAGCccacctgcagacacactctgatgtGAAGAGATACCAGTGCAAGAGCTGTTCAAAGACCTTCTCCAGAATGTCTCTTCTTTCCAAACATGGGGAGGCTGGTTGCTGTCTTACATCTTGA